One genomic region from Bactrocera tryoni isolate S06 chromosome 3, CSIRO_BtryS06_freeze2, whole genome shotgun sequence encodes:
- the LOC120769988 gene encoding uncharacterized protein LOC120769988, with product METSKDQVASNRSKVKNTNINKELKTESQIICYDNYVHKTLHNIGNECDLLEKEDENTMIEDKIDVDVTGFGTSTNQPKDLNISENDEKCIVSPPTKYQADCFHDSIEREDLQKNNFVEIRNEEKITDEEIVHELPAKEEKAAAAAEISQQNYENTLRCQNQDFISEVIEKNTNFQYDESEDSMDSKIAENKAEELEKKIIAEAENTNVDKMNSFGLKTESWDKNLVDQETKNNKSNEDDSFQSIATSDSNTKQPSSPVNLNDDYSVEEPPTNTKTSEDSDLIDINEDDSQNGNRIEILKSNHNEEDENRIEIGSEGSNFTADDDSNQGTCKENKVIEIDNYEREQSSESSSIQDDIKFDEINQVAVENTQSKKVMLIKEKEASLDGKSGVQNNNLQTPLKLNGDHKITPKPKWESQIDNSTELETQLEAKKPEINDKEHPKVAEIEECEKFKNDALEKKKVDDEELDIDNKLNKTGISNYSMSAESQQSKVNCDDENSQCSSLASTDSNSTATSSSQQLVIDQPMDESDVGLSAASTAYGKINSLIQSHDTLEKVNTLKPSLKRKLSNSNETGSSPLHKQPHIDLELNDNENSRNSCDKDQTEAMPELITEERNSMQFSDITHKVDAEYAPLKSLLLQHLQKPYSPPPSTEYSAPLPNFTQQLDKISFDTTSPKFPATISSPNGHISTPTKYLCFKCKVGNFASFAALNEHQRECLADTRLLPAGLNENASLFHLSLAPQLATPPSSASPDATVDMAARNALIQTPLSSFIPPSVPDAATQKKRYYKCSSCNTFHENWNLFLHIRDKHLRHMCLYCIRFFPTAEKLSVHLEIKHDLEQNHFNSEEALRKSVSMVEGTPSESRFLMCCTCQHLFEESQPFSDHNCAEFMKPCTLCGQKGRHSNQCKAHPDAKRTSKSKKRLKKSISEAPQSDSSRNHKLLPSIPPADSNTNAASLNCDNNQNSQPSMEKTRPGSDILIHSEDSNSSSNMVIDESCTTTHNSLVNPFKELDERWQREQQAQNKNDFNLFSGRNESLVEPKLIVPKFKLRVPKEFQKSVDVALSSTESEADEEDEENDGAVNACGDKGQSQMKHYNVTDTATDFLDENSLHLNADKHSVVAITDGPASSQKRIDEDNSQESRSVDKEWMDGTSTNLVRILQEIERTKLDIQRTKETLHHTLKAKQDISDEALTTSAQNTRNWTPTPPTSPKQARCPTPGESDKVTTSPFTDAVTPQLLPENSQTSQRRNSAGSDAMDIDETITGSSPQQPPRETEEHSHNIDASNTSQELNTSSESNAIVNIMNTSADTAPSPLLQEQLMDIDLSPIKQDQEFSNKDIRPAAEIPEQIEHMQSETTEIKESVLEDGIEVASDDILATDLQLDRPLEKIEIVEFLRTCLRAVYPLCLYCNHARRIAVNGQSLVLHMLAQHRFNATVDSITAEELKPDTICAKMKTFLPVLENEFFNSSSYCTMGHGVSSHSFNERIFECFQCRFVTSTHKELYLHNRKMHLKTAILCFMCRANFFSFSEILCHICPGVPNKTPVFDVKFRCCLCDVDNIPSPFRLMVHLRKRHFACDVCLEDCRDQGRLSSHVWKHKLHHLCYRCGIAYRNKMDITKHLFWKHGTESIICKRCLQKRWRHVYHFCVPPITFNCDVCNLCFSKAMYLKVHKRLHSGDLRYPCSEENCDEKFISRKLLLKHTASHLQQEVHAAALEQTSNHNAVDTFKEKGECEFEDSNERGNFVIDQNNKSENIDIKKEVIESNTEPNTPVKGEENNSNYEVNGECKSGSTVDVKNIDFSKDEKTALAQDKSEETPRKKKKKNKRSKESLEDLNLIAPNLSETDSSDESEIDSKSKGDEDSLVPKVMLSPPSEAENDMEDLKTSKVDGQQGKGDKQPSLEEAENVDSVGTGKVLEIWKNFLQAQQDSTNQGMNPEATLKAEADYDEDNYPTPRSLHVAYSDHDYCQMFRPPSPPPPSASVKAETKETLPALSPTKRNKVSKSPRHLSSHRSASSSSSSSSSSSDSSCSCGSNCSCSSSGSDSSSSSSSSEDSDSSLASNASRKRHHKKSERDRLRKKSESVSPLKKHSNSETINVVDDDLAIEVVANTITERAPSLPKEPQIYESDLETAESETDEEFYDEHPQKLASELLAQKRAQLMAQTRLSPSHNFDIVENSRPSTPSLPEDVVCETTRVKLKKKKRDRKSGSKINLTVNATSAAAKAKSEKNKTLIETVTPVSLSGIDIKSSYKVAQSSKTVTDPPVVQQSNITMSYAPLTLPAMEQLTPRPIATSSHLPSRMSEGSSCSDADGSLKRSKRARRPNKFYGYTSDDENSGINLGQPLMIGMRAIKPQPPPQLTWRKEDLPTPSKSILNPKSKTGRTPKTPGTPVNTLSGGMPHLSTSTSSKKKRSAENSEKSSTRRRPAKKASLSNTLPPIPTLKIRPSQLGLNSDGSATGTERFPTPQIYSSSKDTDDEDDDNSSDPSSDDETGVRRHACLTASTSNQWNKNSQIATIVPAIHTQQPTAPASHPVIQTPQATVFNHKIPPALLPNPNFETLQYFKANNIRYPIRPPAGARQAREGESVYCYCRCPYDEVSEMIACDGENCLIEWFHFECVGIMVAPQGKWFCAECRPKYSEELYPTGGNV from the exons ATGGAAACCTCCAAAGACCAAGTGGCCAGTAATCgctctaaagtgaaaaataccaATATAAATAAAGAACTAAAAACTGAATCCCAAATAATTTGTTATGATAATTATGTACACAAAACACTGCATAACATAGGTAATGAGTGTGATTTATTAGAAAAGGAGGATGAAAACACAATGATAGAGGATAAAATAGACGTAGATGTTACAGGTTTTGGAACTTCAACCAATCAACCAAAGGATTTGAATATTTCAGAAAACGATGAAAAATGTATTGTCTCACCGCCAACAAAATATCAAGCGGATTGTTTTCATGACTCCATAGAACGAGAggatttacaaaaaaacaatttcgttgaaattcgtaatgaagaaaaaattactgATGAAGAAATCGTCCATGAATTACCAGCAAAGGAGGAAAAAGCGGCTGCGGCTGCTGAAATTTCtcaacaaaattatgaaaatacaCTAAGATGCCAGAATCAAGATTTCATTAGTGAggttatagaaaaaaatacgaatttcCAATATGACGAATCTGAAGATAGTATGGACAGTAAAATTGCGGAAAACAAAGCAGAAGAgctagagaaaaaaattattgcagaaGCAGAAAATACCAATGTAGATAAGATGAATAGCTTTGGGCTGAAGACGGAAAGTTGGGATAAAAACCTTGTTGACcaggaaacaaaaaataataaatcaaacgAAGATGATTCCTTTCAAAGTATTGCCACAAGTGATAGTAATACCAAACAGCCTTCATCTCCAGTTAACCTAAATGATGATTATTCCGTTGAAGAACCACCAACAAATACGAAAACTTCTGAAGACAGCGATTTAATTGATATAAATGAGGATGATAGCCAAAATGGAAATCGCATTGAGATTTTAAAAAGCAACCATAATGAAGAAGATGAGAATAGAATTGAAATTGGTTCTGAAGGTTCTAACTTCACTGCAGATGATGACAGTAATCAAGGCacttgtaaagaaaataaagtaattgAAATAGATAATTATGAACGTGAACAATCATCTGAAAGTTCATCTATTCAGGATGATATCAAATTCGACGAAATAAATCAAGTAGCAGTGGAAAATACTCAAAGTAAGAAAGTGATGttgataaaagaaaaagaagcatcgTTGGATGGGAAAAGTGGTGTGCAAAACAATAATTTGCAAACGCCATTGAAGTTGAATGGTGACCATAAAATAACTCCTAAGCCTAAATGGGAATCTCAAATTGATAATAGCACAGAACTGGAAACACAATTGGAAGCAAAAAAGCCAGAAATAAATGACAAAGAGCATCCAAAAGTTGCAGAAATTGAAGAAtgcgaaaagtttaaaaatgatGCATTAGAAAAGAAAAAGGTCGATGATGAGGAGTTAGATATTGATAACAAACTTAACAAAACGGGAATATCTAATTATTCAATGAGTGCAGAAAGTCAACAAAGCAAAGTTAATTGCGACGATGAAAATAGTCAATGTTCATCTCTAGCGTCCACTGATTCTAATTCTACGGCTACGTCATCCTCGCAACAACTTGTTATCGATCAACCCATGGATGAATCGGATGTGGGTCTATCAGCTGCTAGTACTGCTTACggtaaaataaattcattaatacaATCACACGACACGTTGGAAAAGGTAAATACTTTAAAACCATCATTAAAGAGAAAATTAAGCAATTCAAATGAAACTGGCTCCTCGCCCCTGCATAAACAGCCCCATATAGACTTAGAATTAAATGACAACGAAAACAGTAGAAATTCCTGTGATAAGGATCAGACTGAGGCAATGCCTGAACTCATTACAGAAGAACGAAATTCAATGCAGTTTTCAGACATCACCCATAAAGTTGATGCTGAATATGCACCATTAAAATCATTACTCTTACAGCATTTACAAAAACCATATTCACCTCCACCATCTACAGAATATTCGGCGCCACTTCCGAATTTCACACAACAACTGGACAAAATATCATTTGATACAACTTCCCCGAAGTTTCCGGCTACTATTTCAAGTCCCAACGGACATATATCCACCCCTACTAAGTATTTGTGCTTTAAATGTAAAGTTGGTAATTTTGCTTCGTTTGCGGCATTAAACGAACACCAAAGAGAATGCCTGGCGGATACACGGCTGTTACCAGCAGGATTAAATGAAAATGCCAGTCTATTTCACCTATCATTAGCCCCGCAACTTGCCACGCCTCCATCCTCGGCATCTCCAGACGCTACTGTAGATATGGCGGCAAGGAATGCTCTAATACAAACACCACTTTCATCATTTATACCACCTTCCGTGCCAGACGCAGCAACTCAGAAGAAGAGATATTACAAGTGTTCCAGTTGTAATACATTTCACGAAAATTGGAATCTGTTTTTACATATTCGAGACAAACATCTGCGACATATGTGTCTGTACTGTATTCGTTTCTTTCCAACAGCAGAAAAGCTTTCAGTACATTTGGAAATAAAACACGATCTTGAACAAAACCATTTTAATTCAGAGGAGGCGCTAAGGAAAAGTGTTTCCATGGTAGAAGGTACGCCTAGTGAGTCGCGGTTTCTAATGTGCTGTACGTGTCAACATTTGTTTGAAGAAAGTCAACCTTTCTCTGATCATAATTGTGCAGAATTCATGAAACCCTGTACACTATGTGGGCAGAAAGGTCGACACAGCAATCAGTGTAAAGCTCATCCGGACGCAAAACGTACTTCGAAGTCAAAGAAACGATTAAAGAAATCTATTAGTGAAGCTCCGCAGTCCGATTCTTCTAG AAATCACAAACTATTGCCATCAATACCGCCTGCTGATAGCAATACAAATGCTGCTTCCTTAAACTGTGATAACAACCAGAACAGTCAGCCCTCGATGGAAAAAACAAGACCAGGATCTGATATATTGATTCATAGTGAAGATAGCAATAGCAGTAGCAATATGGTTATTGATGAATCCTGCACAACAACTCACAATTCACTTGTGAACCCTTTTAAGGAACTGGATGAACGTTGGCAACGTGAACAGCAGGCAcaaaataaaaacgattttaatCTATTCTCTGGGAGAAATGAGTCACTAGTCGAGCCGAAATTAATAGTGCCGAAGTTCAAATTAAGAGTACCAAAAGAGTTTCAAAAGTCAGTTGATGTGGCACTTAGCTCTACAGAGAGCGAGGCGGATGAAGAGGATGAAGAGAACGATGGAGCCGTGAATGCTTGTGGTGATAAGGGACAGAGCCAAATGAAGCACTATAATGTAACAGATACTGCGACAGATTTTTTAGATGAAAACAGTCTACATTTAAACGCGGATAAACATAGTGTTGTTGCAATTACTGATGGACCGGCATCGTCACAAAAACGGATAGATGAGGATAATAGTCAGGAAAGTCGATCAGTGGATAAAGAATGGATGGACGGAACTAGCACGAACCTGGTTCGCATACTTCAAGAAATTGAACGTACTAAATTAGATATCCAGCGCACAAAAGAAACACTGCATCATACACTTAAAGCGAAACAAGATATCTCTGACGAAGCATTAACAACATCAGCTCAAAACACACGTAACTGGACACCTACCCCGCCGACTTCACCAAAGCAAGCACGTTGTCCGACTCCTGGAGAATCCGATAAAGTCACCACTAGTCCCTTTACAGATGCCGTTACACCACAGTTACTACCAGAAAACAGCCAAACATCACAGAGGAGAAATTCAGCGGGAAGTGATGCCATGGATATTGATGAGACAATAACGGGATCATCGCCACAACAACCACCAAG agAAACCGAGGAGCATTCACATAATATTGACGCAAGCAATACAAGCCAGGAATTGAACACCTCATCCGAAAGTAATGCCATAGTAAACATTATGAACACCAGCGCTGATACAGCCCCTAGTCCTCTTCTACAAGAACAATTAATGGATATTGATCTTTCTCCAATAAAACAAGACCAAGAGTTCAGTAACAAAGACATTAGACCGGCTGCTGAAATTCCAGAGCAAATCGAACATATGCAGTCAGAGACTACCGAAATAAAGGAAAGTGTGCTTGAGGACGGAATTGAAGTGGCTAGCGACGATATTTTAGCTACCGATTTGCAGCTCGATCGTCCActagaaaaaatagaaattgtaGAATTCCTTCGAACATGTCTGCGAGCTGTTTATCCCCTTTGTTTGTACTGTAATCATGCGCGCCGAATTGCCGTAAATGGTCAAAGCCTTGTACTCCATATGCTTGCGCAACATCGTTTCAATGCTACTGTAGACAGCATCACAGCGGAGGAGTTGAAACCAGATACAATTTGTGCTAAAATGAAGACTTTCCTACCAGTACtggaaaatgaattttttaattcatcgAGCTACTGCACGATGGGACACGGCGTTTCTTCACATAGTTTTAATGAAAGGATCTTTGAATGTTTTCAGTGTCGCTTTGTCACATCAACCCATAAGGAACTGTATTTGCATAACAGAAAAATGCACTTAAAAACCGCTATACTTTGTTTCATGTGCCGGGcgaattttttcagttttagtgAGATTTTGTGTCATATTTGTCCAGGTGTTCCAAATAAAACGCCCGTTTTCGATGTAAAGTTCCGCTGTTGTCTTTGTGATGTCGACAACATCCCTTCACCTTTTCGTTTGATGGTGCATTTGCGCAAACGTCACTTTGCTTGCGATGTATGCTTGGAGGACTGCCGAGATCAAGGGCGACTTTCGTCACACGTGTGGAAACATAAGTTGCATCATCTGTGTTACCGTTGTGGCATTGCATACCGAAACAAAATGGATATTACCAAACATCTATTTTGGAAACACGGTACTGAGAGTATAATTTGCAAGAGATGTTTACAAAAGCGCTGGCGTCATGTATATCACTTCTGTGTGCCACCGATTACATTTAATTGTGATGTGTGTAATTTGTGTTTCTCAAAGGCTATGTATTTAAAAGTACACAAGCGTTTGCATAGCGGCGATTTACGTTATCCCTGCTCAGAGGAGAATTGcgatgaaaaatttatttcgcgCAAATTGCTACTAAAGCATACCGCATCACATTTGCAACAGGAAGTACATGCAGCAGCTTTAGAACAAACCTCAAATCACAATGCTGTGGACACATTTAAGGAGAAGGGAGAATGTGAGTTCGAGGATAGCAATGAAAGAGGCAATTTCGTCATTGACCAGAATAATAAATccgaaaatattgatattaaaaaagaagTAATTGAGTCTAACACTGAACCAAACACACCTGTTAAGGGTGAAGAAAACAATAGCAACTATGAAGTGAATGGAGAATGTAAGTCTGGCTCGACCGTTgatgtgaaaaatattgatttttcgaAGGATGAGAAAACGGCTCTTGCACAAGATAAAAGCGAAGAGACACCTcgcaaaaagaaaaagaaaaataagcgATCCAAAGAATCTCTGgaagatttaaatttaattgctcCGAACCTTTCAGAGACGGATAGTAGTGATGAATCGGAAATAGACAGCAAATCGAAAGGTGATGAAGACTCACTAGTTCCTAAAGTTATGTTATCCCCACCTTCCGAGGCTGAAAATGACATGGAGGATCTCAAGACTTCTAAGGTGGATGGGCAGCAAGGAAAGGGCGACAAACAACCCTCACTTGAGGAAGCGGAAAATGTTGATTCTGTTGGTACTGGTAAGGTTttggaaatttggaaaaactttttaCAAGCTCAACAAGATAGCACCAACCAGGGTATGAACCCAGAAGCTACTCTTAAAGCCGAAGCAGATTATGACGAAGATAATTATCCTACACCGCGTTCATTACATGTTGCGTACTCTGACCATGATTATTGTCAGATGTTCCGCCCGCCATCTCCTCCACCACCGAGTGCGTCAGTAAAGGCGGAGACAAAGGAGACTTTGCCTGCGTTATCGCCAACGAAGCGCAATAAAGTTTCGAAATCACCACGACACCTATCCAGTCATCGCTCTGCATCAAGTTCTTCCAGTTCTTCTAGTTCTAGCTCAGATTCAAGTTGTTCCTGTGGCTCAAATTGTTCATGTAGTTCTAGTGGCAGTGATAGTAGTTCGAGTAGCTCCAGTTCGGAAGACAGCGATTCATCGCTTGCCTCGAACGCTTCACGTAAACGACATCATAAAAAATCCGAACGAGATCGTTTAAGAAAAAAGAGCGAAAGTGTTTCACCACTTAAGAAACATTCAAATTCGGAGACTATAAATGTGGTTGACGACGATCTAGCAATCGAAGTAGTGGCAAATACAATTACCGAACGCGCACCATCCCTGCCGAAGGAGCCGCAAATTTATGAATCAGATTTAGAGACAGCTGAATCAGAAACGGATGAAGAGTTTTATGATGAACATCCACAAAAGTTGGCTAGTGAGTTATTAGCACAGAAACGTGCTCAGTTGATGGCCCAAACTCGTTTGTCACCTTCGCATAATTTTGATATTGTGGAAAACAGTAGACCGTCCACTCCGTCGTTGCCTGAAGATGTTGTTTGTGAAACGACACGAgtcaaattaaagaaaaaaaaacgtgaTCGCAAATCGGgcagtaaaataaatttaactgtGAATGCAACGTCAGCAGCCGCAAAGGCGAAGAGTGAAAAGAATAAAACGCTTATTGAAACTGTAACCCCAGTATCTCTGAGTGGTATTGATATTAAATCTTCTTATAAAGTGGCACAGTCATCAAAAACAGTTACAGATCCTCCAGTGGTACAGCAAAGCAATATAACAATGTCATATGCTCCCTTAACACTGCCAGCTATGGAACAGTTGACGCCGCGTCCGATAGCTACTTCATCACATCTACCCAGCAGAATGAGTGAAGGTAGTAGCTGTTCTGATGCCGACGGTTCCTTAAAGCGGTCTAAGCGTGCACGCCGTCCCAATAAATTTTACGGCTATACCAGTGACGATGAGAATAGCGGAATTAACTTGGGACAGCCTTTGATGATCGGCATGCGCGCCATCAAACCGCAACCGCCACCACAGCTTACTTGGCGAAAAGAAGATTTGCCGACACCTTCAAAAAGCATCCTAAACCCAAAGAGTAAAACCGGAAGAACTCCGAAAACACCAGGAACACCAGTAAATACTCTAAGCGGTGGAATGCCCCACTTATCTACTTCTACTTCTTCAAAAAAGAAACGGTCGGCAGAAAATTCTGAAAAGTCGTCGACACGCAGACGTCCCGCGAAGAAAGCATCTTTGTCCAATACACTCCCGCCAATACCCACACTTAAAATACGACCTTCGCAACTGGGCCTAAATAGTGATGGTTCGGCTACTGGAACTGAACGTTTCCCCACTCCTCAAATATATTCATCGAGTAAAGATACCGATGACgaggacgatgacaacagcagCGATCC